The following coding sequences are from one Streptomyces angustmyceticus window:
- a CDS encoding CAP domain-containing protein, with translation MGRHRRSAPPAPDAPGTGPVDAPAAARPGAPAGTKRHGRRAAPGRGRVPVRTGLLGASAVVAMGAVAVASGLIPGHGRFDGGTDGDQGDRVRAGALPEATEPLGGTSASASDRATEQASRGGGRSAAPRAGRPSSPTTPSTSPSPHRTSSAAGKSEARRSTEPSGRPSSAAPLRSAAPSKAPDTQSSAEGQVLSLVNQERDRAGCSPVTADKELGGLAQQFSDDMARRGFFDHTDPDGDTPWDRARDAGIDDLGGENIARGQATAQAVMDSWMKSPGHRANILNCEYRTLGVGAHVGPGGPWWTQDFGF, from the coding sequence ATGGGCCGCCATCGACGCTCTGCTCCCCCAGCCCCCGATGCCCCCGGCACGGGGCCTGTTGACGCACCGGCAGCCGCACGGCCCGGCGCACCGGCCGGGACGAAGCGCCACGGACGCCGTGCGGCCCCGGGCCGCGGCAGGGTGCCCGTACGCACCGGACTGCTCGGCGCCTCCGCGGTGGTGGCGATGGGAGCCGTCGCGGTCGCCTCCGGTCTGATCCCCGGTCACGGCCGGTTCGACGGGGGGACCGACGGCGACCAGGGGGACCGGGTACGCGCGGGCGCGCTGCCGGAGGCCACCGAGCCGCTGGGCGGCACGTCGGCGTCCGCCTCCGACCGCGCCACGGAGCAGGCGAGCCGTGGCGGCGGCCGTTCCGCGGCCCCCCGCGCCGGCCGCCCCTCCTCCCCCACCACCCCCTCGACGTCCCCTTCCCCCCACCGGACGTCCTCCGCCGCCGGAAAGAGCGAGGCGCGCCGGTCCACCGAGCCTTCCGGCCGGCCGTCCTCGGCGGCGCCCCTGCGGAGCGCGGCCCCGTCGAAGGCCCCCGACACCCAGTCGTCCGCCGAGGGGCAGGTGCTGTCCCTGGTCAACCAGGAGCGCGACCGGGCCGGCTGCTCGCCCGTCACGGCGGACAAGGAACTGGGGGGTCTCGCACAACAGTTCAGCGACGACATGGCCCGGCGCGGCTTCTTCGACCACACCGACCCGGACGGGGACACGCCCTGGGACCGTGCCCGGGACGCGGGCATCGACGACCTGGGCGGCGAGAACATAGCCCGCGGCCAGGCCACCGCCCAGGCCGTCATGGACTCCTGGATGAAGAGCCCCGGCCACCGCGCCAACATCCTCAACTGCGAGTACAGGACCCTCGGCGTCGGCGCCCACGTCGGGCCGGGCGGGCCGTGGTGGACGCAGGACTTCGGCTTCTAG
- a CDS encoding flavodoxin family protein yields MTSPALPAPVVSLAYHSGFGHTAVLAEAVRAAAAGAGATVHLIKVDEITEAQWELLDASDAIVFGSPTYMGTASGAFHTFAEATAKRWATRAWQDKLAAGFTNSASKSGDKLHTLQFFTVLAAQHGMNWVSLNLLPGWNSSTSSENDLNRLGFFLGAAAQSDNDQGPEGVHKADIATAEHLGRRIAEQARLYAAGRAALAA; encoded by the coding sequence GTGACCAGCCCTGCCCTCCCCGCCCCCGTCGTCTCGCTCGCGTACCACTCCGGCTTCGGCCACACCGCCGTACTGGCCGAGGCCGTCCGCGCCGCTGCCGCCGGGGCGGGTGCCACCGTCCACCTGATCAAGGTCGACGAGATCACCGAAGCCCAGTGGGAGCTGCTCGACGCCTCCGACGCGATCGTGTTCGGCTCGCCGACCTACATGGGGACCGCCTCCGGCGCCTTCCACACCTTCGCCGAGGCCACCGCCAAGCGCTGGGCGACCCGTGCCTGGCAGGACAAGCTCGCGGCCGGCTTCACCAACTCCGCCTCCAAGAGCGGGGACAAGCTGCACACCCTGCAGTTCTTCACGGTGCTCGCCGCCCAGCACGGCATGAACTGGGTCAGCCTCAACCTGCTCCCCGGCTGGAACTCCTCCACGTCCTCGGAGAACGACCTCAACCGGCTCGGCTTCTTCCTCGGGGCCGCGGCCCAGTCCGACAACGACCAGGGCCCCGAGGGTGTCCACAAGGCCGACATCGCCACCGCCGAGCACCTCGGACGCCGCATCGCCGAACAGGCCCGCCTCTACGCCGCGGGCCGCGCCGCCCTCGCCGCCTGA
- the mutM gene encoding bifunctional DNA-formamidopyrimidine glycosylase/DNA-(apurinic or apyrimidinic site) lyase, translating into MPELPEVEVVRRGLERWVSGRTIAEVEVRHPRAIRRHTAGAADFAARLTGLRLGAARRRGKYLWLPVTGGGPAAQTAAEGLAPRVTPSVTHGLAILAHLGMSGQLLVQPQDAPDEKHLRIRIGFDDALGTELRFVDQRTFGGLSLHDTVPGDADHLPDVIAHIARDPLDDAFDDAAFHDALRRRRTTIKRALLDQTLISGVGNIYADEALWRSKIHYERPTAGFTRPRTAELLGHVRDVMDAALAVGGTSFDSLYVNVNGESGYFDRSLDAYGREDEPCRRCGTPIRRRPWMNRSSYFCPRCQRPPRA; encoded by the coding sequence GTGCCCGAGCTGCCCGAGGTCGAGGTCGTACGCCGGGGACTGGAGCGCTGGGTCAGCGGACGCACCATCGCCGAGGTCGAGGTGCGGCACCCGCGCGCGATCCGCCGGCACACGGCCGGCGCGGCCGACTTCGCGGCACGGCTCACGGGGCTGCGGCTCGGCGCCGCCCGCCGGCGCGGCAAATACCTCTGGCTCCCGGTGACCGGCGGGGGACCGGCCGCGCAGACCGCCGCCGAGGGCCTCGCCCCCAGGGTCACGCCGTCCGTCACCCACGGGCTGGCGATCCTCGCCCACCTCGGGATGAGCGGCCAGCTGCTGGTCCAGCCGCAGGACGCCCCGGACGAGAAGCACCTGCGGATCAGGATCGGCTTCGACGACGCCCTGGGCACCGAACTCCGCTTCGTCGACCAGCGCACCTTCGGCGGCCTCTCGCTGCACGACACCGTTCCCGGCGACGCCGACCACCTCCCCGACGTGATCGCGCACATCGCCCGCGACCCGCTCGACGACGCCTTCGACGACGCCGCCTTCCATGACGCGCTGCGCCGCCGCCGCACCACCATCAAGCGGGCGCTGCTGGACCAGACGCTGATCAGCGGCGTCGGCAACATCTACGCCGACGAGGCGCTGTGGCGCAGCAAGATCCACTACGAGCGGCCGACCGCCGGCTTCACCCGCCCGCGCACCGCCGAACTCCTCGGCCACGTACGGGACGTGATGGATGCCGCGCTCGCCGTCGGCGGCACCAGCTTCGACAGCCTGTACGTCAACGTCAACGGCGAGTCCGGCTACTTCGACCGGTCCCTGGACGCCTACGGCCGTGAGGACGAGCCCTGCCGCCGCTGCGGCACCCCGATCCGCCGCCGTCCCTGGATGAACCGCTCCAGCTACTTCTGCCCCCGCTGCCAGCGGCCGCCGCGCGCCTGA
- the coaD gene encoding pantetheine-phosphate adenylyltransferase: protein MRRAVCPGSFDPITNGHLDIIARASKLYDVVHVAVMINQSKQGLFTVDERIELIRRATAEFGNVEVESFHGLLVDFCKQRDIPAIVKGLRAVSDFDYELQMAQMNNGLSGVETLFVPTNPTYSFLSSSLVKEVAAWGGDVSHLVPSFVLEALTERLRKKD from the coding sequence TTGCGCCGCGCCGTCTGTCCGGGGTCGTTCGACCCCATCACCAACGGGCACCTGGACATCATCGCCCGTGCCTCCAAGCTGTACGACGTCGTTCATGTCGCCGTGATGATCAACCAGTCCAAGCAGGGGCTGTTCACGGTCGACGAGCGGATCGAGCTGATCCGCCGGGCCACCGCCGAGTTCGGCAACGTGGAGGTCGAGTCCTTCCACGGCCTGCTCGTCGACTTCTGCAAGCAGCGCGACATCCCCGCGATCGTCAAGGGGCTGCGCGCCGTCAGCGACTTCGACTACGAGCTGCAGATGGCCCAGATGAACAACGGCCTGTCCGGGGTGGAGACCCTCTTCGTCCCCACCAACCCCACCTACAGCTTCCTCTCCTCCAGCCTCGTCAAGGAGGTCGCCGCATGGGGCGGCGACGTCTCCCACCTGGTGCCGTCGTTCGTCCTGGAGGCCCTCACCGAGCGCCTGCGGAAGAAGGACTGA
- a CDS encoding winged helix-turn-helix transcriptional regulator, with protein MATETTAEPAEEPPSGCTDDLAFDVFARDCPSRDALKHVTDRWGSLTLGALLDGTFRFNELRRRVTGVSEKMLAQTLHALERDGLVHREAQQTNPPRVDYALTPLGHQVAGQLQQLIALVEDRMPQVLAARERYDARHAAG; from the coding sequence ATGGCGACCGAGACCACTGCCGAACCGGCCGAGGAGCCCCCCTCCGGCTGTACGGACGATCTGGCCTTCGACGTTTTCGCGCGCGACTGCCCGTCCCGCGACGCCCTCAAGCACGTCACCGACCGATGGGGCAGCCTGACGCTGGGCGCACTCCTCGACGGCACCTTCCGCTTCAACGAACTGCGGCGCCGGGTGACGGGTGTGAGCGAGAAGATGCTGGCCCAGACCCTGCACGCGCTGGAGCGCGACGGACTCGTCCACCGCGAGGCACAGCAGACCAACCCGCCCCGGGTGGACTACGCGCTCACGCCGCTGGGCCACCAGGTCGCCGGGCAGCTGCAGCAGCTGATCGCGCTGGTGGAGGACCGGATGCCGCAGGTGCTCGCGGCCCGGGAACGCTATGACGCCCGGCACGCCGCCGGATGA
- a CDS encoding YceD family protein produces MFDTRELGRRPGALKRVSRSVEAPRDLGNEVIGVTEGAPIELDLRLESVMDGVLVTGTGRATVTGECVRCLEPLERELEADFQEMFAYPDADARVHEDADDDAEDEEDTLFLEDDLFDLEPVLRDAVVLALPMQPVCQDDCPGLCSDCGVRLADDPDHHHDAVDIRWAALQGLAGTVKDGEKDNMGGAEAGVDEKQEK; encoded by the coding sequence GTGTTCGACACACGCGAGCTGGGCCGGCGTCCCGGTGCGCTCAAGAGGGTCTCCCGCTCCGTCGAGGCCCCCCGGGACCTCGGCAACGAGGTCATCGGTGTGACCGAGGGCGCCCCGATCGAGCTCGACCTCCGCCTGGAGTCGGTCATGGACGGGGTGCTTGTCACAGGCACCGGCCGTGCAACCGTCACAGGGGAGTGCGTAAGGTGTCTGGAGCCGCTGGAGCGTGAGCTCGAAGCGGACTTCCAGGAGATGTTCGCCTACCCCGACGCCGACGCCAGGGTCCATGAGGACGCCGACGACGACGCCGAGGACGAGGAGGACACCCTCTTCCTCGAGGACGACCTGTTCGACCTCGAACCCGTGCTGCGTGACGCGGTGGTGCTTGCACTGCCGATGCAGCCGGTGTGCCAGGACGACTGCCCGGGCCTGTGCTCCGACTGCGGAGTGCGGCTGGCGGACGACCCGGACCACCACCACGACGCCGTCGACATCCGTTGGGCGGCACTGCAGGGACTCGCCGGGACCGTCAAGGACGGCGAGAAGGACAACATGGGCGGCGCCGAAGCGGGCGTCGACGAGAAGCAGGAGAAGTAG
- a CDS encoding cell division initiation protein: MDVQKKLDDIVATVGGARSMPMSASCVVNRAELLAMLEEVRAALPGSLAQAQELLGGREQMVEEARAEAERIIETAHAQRGSLISDTEVARQSQDEADRILTEARREAEEIRAEADDYVDSKLANFEVVLTKTIGSVDRGREKLLGRDPASEGQGFPDEDGTQAPERSADPETLRQRADAYVDAKFGAFQAVLTKTLEAVGRGRDKLQGAQAIDELALHLAAQGDPRSGHQADADYLAGLAGIGADQEQQPPQAPPMPQAPPMPQAQPQEQQPLQPQLQQQGYYTDPALYPQQDAYGYQQPQEAPYAQHQDPYGYDWQQQAQQQGYDPNAYLQQQVPQPPQQPPHGHPAQPGALDETSLFDTSMIDLDQLRAYEEGRQ, translated from the coding sequence GTGGACGTGCAGAAGAAGCTCGACGACATCGTCGCGACCGTCGGCGGTGCCCGGTCCATGCCCATGTCGGCATCGTGCGTGGTCAACCGCGCCGAGCTGCTCGCCATGCTGGAGGAGGTGCGGGCGGCGCTCCCGGGCTCGCTCGCCCAGGCGCAGGAGCTGCTCGGCGGGCGGGAGCAGATGGTGGAGGAGGCGCGGGCCGAGGCGGAGCGGATCATCGAGACCGCGCACGCCCAGCGCGGGTCGCTGATCTCCGACACCGAGGTCGCCCGGCAGTCCCAGGACGAGGCGGACCGGATCCTCACGGAGGCCCGCCGGGAGGCCGAGGAGATCCGCGCCGAGGCCGACGACTACGTCGACAGCAAGCTCGCCAACTTCGAGGTCGTACTCACCAAGACCATCGGCTCCGTCGACCGCGGCCGCGAGAAGCTGCTCGGCCGCGACCCGGCGTCCGAGGGGCAGGGCTTCCCGGACGAGGACGGCACCCAGGCCCCCGAGCGCAGCGCCGACCCGGAGACCCTCCGGCAGCGGGCCGACGCGTACGTGGACGCCAAGTTCGGGGCGTTCCAGGCCGTGCTGACCAAGACCCTGGAGGCGGTCGGCCGGGGCCGCGACAAGCTCCAGGGGGCCCAGGCGATCGACGAGCTGGCCCTCCACCTGGCCGCGCAGGGCGATCCGCGGTCCGGGCACCAGGCCGACGCCGACTACCTCGCCGGCCTGGCGGGCATCGGCGCCGACCAGGAGCAGCAGCCGCCCCAGGCACCCCCGATGCCGCAGGCACCCCCCATGCCCCAGGCGCAGCCCCAGGAGCAGCAGCCCCTCCAGCCCCAGCTCCAGCAGCAGGGCTACTACACCGATCCGGCCCTCTACCCGCAGCAGGACGCCTACGGCTACCAGCAGCCGCAGGAGGCCCCGTACGCCCAGCACCAGGACCCGTACGGCTACGACTGGCAGCAGCAGGCCCAGCAGCAGGGCTACGACCCCAACGCCTATCTCCAGCAGCAGGTGCCCCAGCCGCCCCAGCAGCCTCCGCACGGCCACCCCGCGCAGCCCGGCGCTCTGGACGAGACCAGCCTCTTCGACACCAGCATGATCGACCTGGACCAGCTCCGGGCGTACGAGGAGGGGCGTCAGTAG
- the rpmF gene encoding 50S ribosomal protein L32, with product MAVPKRKMSRSNTRHRRSQWKAAVPTLVACERCHEPKQQHIACPSCGTYNKRQVLEV from the coding sequence GTGGCTGTTCCGAAGCGGAAGATGTCGCGCAGCAACACGCGCCACCGCCGGTCGCAGTGGAAGGCTGCGGTCCCCACCCTGGTGGCGTGCGAGCGCTGCCACGAGCCGAAGCAGCAGCACATCGCGTGCCCGAGCTGCGGCACCTACAACAAGCGCCAGGTCCTCGAGGTCTGA
- the rsmD gene encoding 16S rRNA (guanine(966)-N(2))-methyltransferase RsmD translates to MTRVIAGTAGGRRLAVPPGNGTRPTSDRAREGMFSTWEALDGPLGGARVLDLYGGSGAVGLEALSRGAAHVLLVEADARAVRTIRDNVRAVGLPGVEVRAGKAEQTAAAAAPGEPYDIVFLDPPYAVTDAELREILLTLRGQGWLADDALVTVERSTRGGAFPWPDGFAAIKSRRYGEGTLWYGRAASTSAESTSASVS, encoded by the coding sequence ATGACCCGCGTGATCGCCGGCACGGCCGGCGGCCGCCGCCTTGCCGTACCGCCGGGAAACGGCACCCGCCCGACCTCCGACCGTGCGCGCGAGGGCATGTTCTCCACCTGGGAGGCCCTCGACGGGCCGCTGGGCGGCGCCCGGGTGCTCGATCTGTACGGCGGCTCCGGCGCGGTCGGCCTGGAGGCGCTCTCCCGCGGCGCCGCGCACGTCCTGCTGGTCGAGGCCGATGCCCGCGCCGTGCGCACCATCCGGGACAACGTCCGCGCGGTCGGCCTCCCGGGCGTCGAGGTCCGGGCCGGCAAGGCCGAGCAGACCGCTGCGGCGGCGGCCCCGGGCGAGCCCTACGACATCGTCTTCCTGGACCCGCCCTACGCGGTCACCGACGCCGAACTCCGCGAGATCCTGCTCACACTCCGTGGTCAGGGGTGGCTTGCCGACGACGCACTCGTCACCGTGGAACGCAGTACCCGAGGCGGCGCGTTCCCCTGGCCGGACGGCTTCGCAGCGATCAAGTCCCGTCGTTACGGCGAGGGGACGCTTTGGTACGGTCGCGCCGCTTCGACGTCCGCCGAATCGACGTCAGCAAGCGTGTCATGA
- the rnc gene encoding ribonuclease III has product MSDANSTSRKRGDEPTPADTASSHTLLEGRLGYKLESALLVRALTHRSYAYENGGLPTNERLEFLGDSVLGLVVTDTLYRIHPDLPEGQLAKLRAAVVNSRALAEVGRGLDLGAFIRLGRGEEGTGGRDKASILADTLEAVIGAVYLDQGLDAAGELVHRLFDPLIEKSSSLGAGLDWKTSLQELTATEGLGVPEYLVTETGPDHEKTFTAAARVGGVSYGTGTGRSKKEAEQQAAESAWREIRAAADEAAKAAEAEKAAQAARPAEDGTAG; this is encoded by the coding sequence ATGTCAGACGCCAATTCGACTTCCCGCAAACGCGGGGATGAACCGACTCCGGCGGACACGGCCTCGTCCCACACGCTTCTGGAAGGGCGGCTCGGGTACAAGCTCGAGTCCGCCCTTCTGGTGCGTGCGCTGACGCACCGCTCGTACGCATACGAGAACGGCGGTCTGCCCACCAACGAGCGGCTCGAATTCCTCGGGGATTCGGTGCTCGGCCTGGTGGTCACCGACACGCTGTACCGCATCCACCCCGATCTTCCCGAGGGCCAGCTGGCCAAGCTCCGGGCCGCGGTGGTCAACTCGCGTGCGCTTGCCGAGGTGGGCCGCGGCCTCGACCTCGGCGCCTTCATCCGCCTCGGACGGGGCGAAGAGGGCACGGGCGGCCGGGACAAGGCATCCATCCTCGCCGACACCCTCGAAGCGGTGATCGGCGCGGTCTATCTCGACCAGGGCCTCGACGCGGCCGGCGAGCTGGTGCACCGGCTCTTCGACCCGCTCATCGAGAAGTCCTCCAGCCTGGGCGCGGGCCTGGACTGGAAGACCAGCCTCCAGGAACTCACCGCGACCGAGGGTCTCGGCGTTCCGGAGTACCTGGTCACCGAGACCGGTCCGGACCACGAGAAGACCTTTACTGCTGCCGCCCGCGTCGGTGGTGTCTCGTACGGCACCGGCACCGGCCGCAGCAAGAAGGAAGCCGAGCAGCAGGCGGCCGAGTCCGCGTGGCGGGAGATCCGTGCCGCCGCGGACGAGGCGGCCAAGGCCGCCGAGGCGGAGAAGGCGGCCCAGGCCGCCCGGCCCGCCGAGGACGGCACCGCCGGCTAG
- a CDS encoding helicase-related protein encodes MAALDEPLKKILGGSTAKVLAEHLGLHTVGDLLHHYPRRYAERGELTRLADLPLDEHVTVVAQVADARVLKFNGGRGQRLEVTLTDGSGRLRLVFFGKGIHKPHKDLLPGRRAMFAGKVSVFNRKLQLAHPDYELLDGDAGNGAEAVSAFAGQLLPIYPACQQMASWKIAKAVDAVLPRAQDAVDPLPEALRDGRDLVPLPEALLRIHRPASKADIAAARDRLKWDEAFVLQVALARRRLAETQLPAVARTPVTGGILDAFDAKLPFTLTGGQQKVSREIFDDLATEHPMHRLLQGEVGSGKAQPLDALVLTPRGFRPMGEMAVGTEVVVPSGELAVVDGVFPQGEREVWRLVLSDGSAVECDDEHLWIVGDGGAEERVLTTRELRRDLHAPDGRPRWSIAAAVPVDLDDGGERPLDPYPVGRGLAADRDPAARVPDACRNAPRKDRLAVLRGLLDAGGGPAGAGVFPAAHRPLADDLAWLARSLGGRARLSPAGEGTYDVEVALPEEGGAGLRRTIRAIEHAGRKPVQCISVRHPGHAYVTDHFTVTHNTMVALRAMLGVVDSGGQAVMLAPTEVLAQQHHRSITEMMGELAEGGMLGGAEQGTKVVLLTGSMGAAARRQALLDLVTGEAGIAVGTHALIEDKVQFHDLGLVVVDEQHRFGVEQRDALRGKGHSQREKQTPHLLVMTATPIPRTVAMTVFGDLETSVLDQLPAGRSPIATHVVPAKDKPHFLARAWERVREEVAAGHQGYVVCPRIGDEEDTPKGAKKTAGAKGGADTEGSPEDAEEKRPPLAVLDIAGQLAEGPLAGLRVAVLHGRMAPDDKDDVMRRFAAGELDVLVATTVIEVGVNVPNATAMVIMDADRFGVSQLHQLRGRVGRGAAPGLCLLVSEMPEASPARARLAAVAGTLDGFELSRIDLEQRREGDVLGQAQSGVRSSLRMLAVIDDEEVIASAREEATALVTADPELTGYPELRTALSALLDDEREQYLDKG; translated from the coding sequence GTGGCAGCGCTCGACGAACCCCTGAAGAAGATCCTCGGTGGCAGCACCGCGAAGGTACTGGCCGAACACCTCGGCCTGCACACGGTCGGCGACCTCTTGCACCACTACCCGCGCCGCTACGCCGAACGCGGCGAACTCACCCGGCTCGCCGACCTCCCGCTGGACGAACACGTCACGGTCGTCGCCCAGGTCGCCGACGCCCGGGTGCTGAAGTTCAACGGCGGCCGGGGCCAGCGCCTCGAAGTGACGCTCACCGACGGCAGCGGCCGGCTCCGGCTGGTCTTCTTCGGCAAGGGCATCCACAAGCCGCACAAGGACCTGCTGCCCGGCCGCCGGGCGATGTTCGCCGGCAAGGTGTCCGTCTTCAACCGCAAACTCCAGCTTGCCCACCCCGATTACGAGCTCCTCGACGGCGACGCGGGAAACGGCGCCGAGGCGGTCAGCGCCTTCGCCGGCCAGCTCCTGCCGATCTACCCGGCCTGCCAGCAGATGGCGTCCTGGAAGATCGCCAAGGCGGTCGACGCGGTGCTGCCCCGCGCGCAGGACGCCGTCGACCCGCTGCCCGAGGCGCTCCGGGACGGCCGGGACCTGGTCCCGCTCCCGGAAGCGCTGCTCAGGATCCACCGCCCGGCGAGCAAGGCGGACATCGCCGCCGCCCGGGACCGGCTCAAGTGGGACGAGGCGTTCGTCCTGCAGGTCGCGCTGGCCCGGCGCCGCCTGGCCGAGACCCAACTCCCCGCCGTGGCAAGGACCCCGGTCACCGGCGGCATCCTCGACGCCTTCGACGCGAAACTGCCCTTCACGCTCACCGGCGGCCAGCAGAAGGTGAGCCGGGAGATCTTCGACGACCTGGCGACGGAACACCCCATGCACCGCCTCCTCCAGGGCGAGGTCGGCTCCGGCAAGGCCCAGCCGCTGGACGCGCTGGTGCTGACGCCGCGCGGCTTTCGCCCCATGGGGGAGATGGCCGTCGGCACCGAAGTGGTGGTGCCCAGCGGCGAGCTCGCCGTGGTGGACGGCGTCTTCCCGCAGGGCGAGCGCGAGGTGTGGCGGCTGGTGCTCTCGGACGGCAGCGCCGTCGAGTGCGACGACGAGCACCTGTGGATCGTCGGGGACGGCGGCGCCGAGGAGCGGGTGCTGACCACCCGCGAGCTGCGCCGGGACCTCCACGCCCCCGACGGCCGCCCCCGGTGGTCCATCGCGGCCGCCGTGCCGGTGGACCTCGACGACGGCGGGGAGCGGCCGCTCGACCCCTATCCGGTGGGCCGGGGGCTGGCCGCGGACCGCGACCCGGCGGCCCGGGTGCCGGACGCCTGCCGCAACGCGCCGCGCAAGGACCGGCTGGCCGTGCTGCGGGGCCTGCTGGACGCCGGGGGCGGGCCCGCGGGGGCCGGCGTGTTCCCCGCCGCGCACCGCCCGCTCGCCGACGACCTGGCGTGGCTGGCGCGCTCGCTGGGCGGCCGGGCCCGGCTGAGCCCCGCGGGGGAGGGGACCTACGACGTGGAGGTGGCGTTGCCGGAGGAGGGCGGCGCCGGCCTCCGGCGCACGATCCGGGCCATCGAGCACGCCGGCCGCAAGCCCGTCCAGTGCATCAGCGTCCGGCACCCCGGCCACGCCTATGTGACCGACCACTTCACCGTCACCCACAACACCATGGTCGCGCTGCGCGCCATGCTCGGCGTGGTCGACAGCGGCGGCCAGGCCGTGATGCTGGCGCCGACCGAGGTCCTGGCCCAGCAGCACCACCGCTCGATCACCGAGATGATGGGGGAGCTGGCCGAGGGCGGGATGCTCGGCGGCGCGGAACAGGGCACCAAGGTGGTGCTGCTGACCGGCTCCATGGGCGCCGCCGCCCGCCGGCAGGCGCTGCTCGACCTGGTCACCGGCGAGGCCGGGATCGCCGTCGGCACCCACGCCCTGATCGAGGACAAGGTGCAGTTCCACGACCTGGGCCTGGTCGTCGTCGACGAACAGCACCGCTTCGGCGTCGAGCAGCGCGACGCGCTGCGGGGCAAGGGGCACTCCCAGCGGGAGAAGCAGACGCCGCACCTCCTGGTGATGACGGCGACCCCCATTCCGCGCACGGTCGCCATGACCGTCTTCGGCGATCTGGAGACCTCCGTCCTGGACCAACTCCCCGCCGGGCGCTCGCCGATCGCCACCCACGTGGTGCCCGCCAAGGACAAGCCGCACTTCCTCGCCCGCGCCTGGGAACGGGTCCGCGAGGAGGTGGCGGCCGGCCACCAGGGCTATGTGGTGTGCCCCCGGATCGGCGACGAGGAGGACACCCCCAAGGGAGCGAAGAAGACGGCCGGCGCCAAGGGCGGCGCGGACACGGAGGGTTCACCGGAGGACGCGGAGGAGAAGCGGCCCCCGCTCGCGGTGCTCGACATCGCCGGACAGCTCGCCGAGGGGCCGCTCGCCGGGCTGCGGGTGGCGGTGCTGCACGGCCGGATGGCGCCGGACGACAAGGACGACGTGATGCGCCGGTTCGCCGCCGGCGAGCTGGACGTCCTGGTGGCCACGACCGTCATCGAGGTCGGGGTGAACGTCCCGAACGCCACCGCCATGGTGATCATGGATGCGGACCGCTTCGGCGTCTCCCAGCTGCACCAGCTCCGCGGCCGGGTCGGCCGTGGCGCCGCACCCGGCCTGTGCCTGCTGGTCAGCGAGATGCCCGAGGCCAGCCCGGCCCGCGCCCGGCTCGCCGCCGTGGCCGGCACCCTCGACGGCTTCGAACTCTCCCGTATCGACCTGGAGCAGCGGCGCGAGGGCGATGTCCTGGGCCAGGCGCAGTCCGGCGTCCGCTCGTCGCTGCGGATGCTCGCGGTCATCGACGACGAGGAGGTGATCGCGTCCGCCCGAGAGGAGGCCACCGCGCTGGTCACCGCCGATCCGGAGCTGACCGGATACCCGGAGCTGCGAACCGCCCTGTCCGCGCTGCTGGACGACGAGCGGGAGCAGTATCTGGACAAGGGATGA